One window of the Synechococcus sp. CC9311 genome contains the following:
- a CDS encoding SRPBCC family protein yields the protein MSSHHQPIEQTVERMPDGVRRLAAQLLTPVSADQIWNVLTDYDQLSAFIPNLASSRLLRREGNKVYLQQEGCQQFLGMRFSASVELELEEFAPDGALKFKMTKGDFRRFEGTWRLRTMPEATALFYELTVQGCLGMPIGLIEQRLRDDLTTNLKAVEAEARLRAAR from the coding sequence ATGTCGTCGCACCATCAGCCTATTGAACAGACTGTTGAAAGGATGCCTGATGGCGTACGCCGCCTTGCTGCTCAGCTTTTGACACCAGTTTCAGCAGATCAGATTTGGAATGTTCTGACGGATTACGATCAGCTCAGCGCCTTCATCCCCAACCTTGCAAGTAGTCGATTGTTGCGACGAGAAGGCAACAAGGTTTATTTGCAGCAAGAGGGGTGTCAGCAATTTCTGGGAATGAGGTTTTCGGCTTCCGTTGAGCTGGAGCTTGAAGAATTTGCTCCTGATGGAGCGTTGAAATTCAAGATGACAAAGGGTGATTTTCGGCGCTTTGAGGGAACCTGGCGGCTGAGAACCATGCCCGAGGCCACGGCCCTTTTCTACGAACTCACTGTTCAGGGTTGTTTGGGAATGCCAATAGGCCTAATCGAACAACGACTGCGTGACGATCTCACCACCAACCTCAAGGCTGTTGAAGCCGAAGCGAGACTCAGAGCTGCTCGTTAG